From the genome of Ectobacillus sp. JY-23, one region includes:
- a CDS encoding YtpI family protein: MLIFVFLIIVSFVLYLFYKTRYFRTQRPMEKRWLSGKSGIALGLFVAFFGLNQFFVWDTTTSRVVGAIFLIYGGLVAYNGFRQYKHFLPLAIKEAEELK; the protein is encoded by the coding sequence ATGCTTATTTTCGTATTTTTAATCATCGTTTCATTTGTACTTTATCTATTCTACAAGACAAGATATTTTCGCACACAGCGCCCAATGGAAAAACGTTGGCTGTCAGGAAAATCAGGAATTGCACTAGGGCTCTTTGTCGCATTCTTCGGTTTGAATCAGTTTTTCGTATGGGACACAACAACAAGCCGCGTTGTAGGAGCAATTTTTCTTATCTACGGCGGATTGGTCGCTTACAATGGATTTCGCCAGTATAAGCATTTTCTTCCGCTTGCTATTAAGGAAGCTGAAGAGCTCAAATGA
- a CDS encoding YtrH family sporulation protein, translating to MEVKQTFLSLLVTSYFIAFGVMLGGSLIGGLGSFLMGQPPLTMIARFADTLRIWALIAAIGGTFDTFYSLERGLFQGEIQHVFRQGLLILFAAGGMQTGLTVIKWLTDEHV from the coding sequence ATGGAGGTTAAACAAACATTTTTATCACTGCTTGTTACTAGCTATTTTATTGCATTTGGTGTAATGCTAGGCGGTTCTTTAATCGGCGGGCTAGGTTCATTTCTGATGGGGCAGCCTCCTTTGACAATGATTGCACGTTTTGCAGATACATTGCGGATTTGGGCGCTAATAGCCGCTATTGGCGGTACCTTTGATACCTTTTACAGTTTAGAACGCGGCTTATTTCAAGGTGAAATTCAACATGTATTTCGCCAAGGTTTATTAATTTTATTTGCTGCAGGGGGCATGCAGACTGGCTTAACAGTCATTAAATGGTTAACGGATGAGCACGTATGA
- the dnaE gene encoding DNA polymerase III subunit alpha, which translates to MNFVHLQCQTVYSLLKSTCAIEQVVKRAKELGMEALAITDENVMYGVIPFYKACKKEGIKPIIGLTASVLGGNTSYPLVLLAENEIGYRNLIKISSSIMTKAKEGIPKQWLSRYAEGIIAISPGQQGEIEQKLLNRQEQEALETVQQYKSMFSSFYLSIQNHDLIQEQWLQARLYQLHLEAGVPLVALNDVRYVHKSEASLHDCLLCIEEGVLVTDEKRTRMESEEYWLKSPEEMEKLFRDMPEALVNTTEIAAKCEVEIELGVQRLPKFPVPVAETADHYLRSLCEQALLKRCPHADARYHERLHHELEVIARMGFSDYFLIVWDFMQYAHKQNILTGPGRGSAAGSLVSYVLQITDIDPIAYDLLFERFLNPERITLPDIDIDFPDIRRDEIIRYVANKYGKLHVAQIVTFGTLAAKAAVRDIARAHGLDPKEIDRFSKAIPSKPGTSLESAYHQSERLREYVHSTPLYERIFELARQAEGLPRHTSVHAAGVIVSDEPLTEHVAIQEGHEVYITQYPAEALEGIGMLKMDFLGLRNLTVLENVIRYIKRTEKKDIYLQELPLDDENTFRLLGEGDTTGVFQLESQGMRNVLKNLRPNAFEDLIAVNALYRPGPMEQIPNFIEAKHGRHKIHYIHPHLEPILKRTYGVIVYQEQIMQIASQIAGFSLGEADLLRRAVSKKKRDILDEERRHFVQGCLQNGYEEQAANEIYDLIVRFADYGFNRSHAAAYSMISYQLAYLKANYPLAFMAALLSSAIGNEEKLAQYVNEAKRKGIPILPPSIQSSGYRFEPEQGSIRYSLLAIRNIGGATVKEIIEERQKGRYRDLFDFCVRLPSRVVARRNLETFIYAGCFDEFASRSTLLASLDTALEYRELVRPAEESVFLDEELIPKPIYKEAIEPNFMEMLQREKEVIGFYISASPITPYKKLIEDLRLPSLQKASEETKKSFRVIAFITRSNIIRTKNLQKMAFLTLGDETEVEAVMFPDTYLLFGHQIMENQLMLIECTLGVRNGKKQWVVTGLYKLDEPDAYERHRESVVYIKLPSEADKRMQQEVMTNAYHYPGYAKTLIYYEKEHKMIQLSRMLFVQPSEECLQALKKIAGEKNVVCK; encoded by the coding sequence GTGAATTTTGTACATTTACAGTGTCAAACCGTATACAGTTTATTAAAAAGTACATGCGCGATTGAACAAGTAGTAAAGCGTGCAAAAGAACTAGGTATGGAGGCGCTGGCCATTACAGATGAAAATGTCATGTACGGCGTTATTCCATTTTATAAAGCTTGTAAGAAAGAGGGTATCAAGCCCATTATTGGTTTAACAGCTTCTGTTTTGGGAGGAAATACTTCATATCCGCTTGTGCTGCTAGCGGAGAATGAAATTGGCTATCGAAATTTAATTAAAATCTCCAGCAGTATTATGACAAAAGCAAAAGAAGGTATTCCCAAGCAATGGTTATCTCGCTATGCCGAAGGAATTATTGCCATTTCTCCAGGACAACAAGGGGAAATTGAACAAAAGCTATTGAACCGTCAAGAACAAGAAGCGCTTGAGACTGTCCAGCAGTATAAATCTATGTTTTCATCTTTTTATCTGAGCATCCAAAATCATGATTTGATACAGGAGCAGTGGTTGCAGGCAAGATTATATCAATTGCATTTGGAAGCAGGCGTTCCATTAGTGGCATTAAACGATGTGCGTTATGTTCATAAGTCAGAGGCTTCGTTGCACGATTGTTTGCTTTGTATTGAGGAAGGTGTACTTGTTACTGACGAAAAGCGCACGCGAATGGAGTCTGAGGAATATTGGCTAAAATCACCAGAGGAAATGGAAAAGCTGTTTCGTGATATGCCAGAAGCCCTTGTAAACACAACGGAAATTGCTGCAAAGTGTGAAGTTGAAATTGAACTTGGTGTGCAGCGCTTACCGAAGTTTCCAGTACCAGTTGCAGAAACAGCAGATCACTATTTACGCAGTCTTTGCGAACAGGCCCTGCTAAAGCGCTGTCCACATGCGGATGCGCGTTATCATGAACGTTTGCATCATGAATTAGAAGTTATTGCACGCATGGGCTTTAGCGATTATTTCTTAATCGTATGGGATTTTATGCAATACGCGCATAAACAAAATATCTTAACGGGACCGGGGCGAGGCTCTGCAGCAGGCTCTCTTGTCTCGTATGTGCTACAGATTACCGATATTGATCCCATTGCGTATGACCTGCTATTTGAGCGTTTTTTAAATCCAGAGCGTATCACATTGCCAGATATTGATATTGACTTCCCGGATATTCGCCGAGATGAAATCATTCGCTACGTGGCAAATAAATACGGAAAACTTCATGTTGCTCAAATTGTTACGTTCGGTACGTTGGCAGCTAAGGCGGCTGTACGTGATATTGCAAGAGCGCACGGGCTGGACCCAAAAGAAATCGATCGCTTTTCAAAAGCCATTCCATCCAAGCCAGGAACGAGTTTGGAGTCTGCTTATCATCAATCAGAAAGATTGCGAGAATACGTCCACAGTACACCTCTATATGAACGTATATTTGAGCTTGCCCGGCAGGCTGAGGGGTTGCCACGTCATACATCTGTGCACGCAGCGGGTGTGATTGTTAGCGATGAACCGCTAACTGAACATGTAGCTATTCAAGAAGGGCATGAAGTGTATATTACGCAGTATCCAGCAGAAGCACTTGAAGGAATTGGTATGTTGAAAATGGATTTTCTTGGGCTCCGTAATCTTACTGTGCTTGAGAATGTAATTCGCTACATAAAGCGTACAGAAAAAAAGGACATTTATCTACAGGAACTACCGCTTGATGATGAAAACACATTTCGTTTACTTGGAGAAGGAGACACGACAGGCGTATTTCAGCTTGAGTCACAAGGCATGCGAAATGTATTAAAGAACTTACGACCAAATGCCTTTGAAGATCTTATAGCTGTCAATGCGTTGTACCGGCCAGGACCTATGGAGCAAATTCCAAATTTTATTGAGGCTAAGCACGGCCGCCATAAGATTCATTATATACATCCCCATTTAGAGCCCATTTTAAAGCGAACATATGGCGTGATTGTATATCAGGAGCAGATTATGCAAATTGCTTCGCAAATTGCGGGATTTTCTCTCGGAGAAGCCGATTTATTGCGGCGTGCTGTCAGTAAAAAGAAACGTGATATTTTAGACGAAGAGCGCCGTCATTTTGTACAGGGCTGCTTACAAAATGGTTATGAGGAACAAGCAGCCAATGAAATATATGATTTGATTGTCCGTTTTGCAGATTATGGGTTCAATCGTAGCCATGCTGCAGCATATAGTATGATTTCTTATCAGCTTGCGTACCTGAAGGCTAACTATCCGCTCGCTTTTATGGCGGCGCTATTGTCAAGTGCAATCGGTAATGAGGAAAAGTTGGCGCAGTATGTGAATGAAGCGAAGCGCAAGGGAATCCCAATTTTACCCCCTTCTATTCAAAGCAGTGGGTATCGATTTGAACCAGAACAAGGAAGTATTAGATACAGTTTGCTTGCAATTCGAAATATAGGGGGCGCCACGGTCAAAGAAATAATAGAAGAGAGACAGAAAGGGAGGTATAGGGATTTATTTGACTTCTGTGTACGGCTACCATCACGCGTTGTGGCACGTCGCAACTTAGAGACGTTTATTTATGCCGGATGCTTTGATGAATTTGCATCTCGCAGTACCTTACTTGCGAGTTTGGATACAGCCCTTGAATATAGGGAACTCGTGAGACCTGCTGAAGAGAGCGTGTTTTTGGACGAGGAATTGATTCCGAAACCAATATATAAAGAGGCGATAGAGCCCAATTTTATGGAAATGCTACAGCGAGAAAAAGAGGTAATCGGCTTTTATATATCAGCGTCTCCTATTACGCCTTACAAGAAGTTAATTGAAGATCTTCGCTTGCCTTCTCTCCAAAAAGCGTCAGAGGAGACGAAGAAATCCTTTCGTGTCATAGCGTTCATTACAAGAAGTAATATCATCCGAACAAAAAATCTGCAGAAGATGGCCTTTTTGACATTAGGTGATGAAACAGAAGTGGAGGCAGTGATGTTCCCGGACACATACTTGCTGTTTGGTCATCAAATTATGGAAAATCAATTGATGCTAATAGAGTGTACGCTCGGTGTGAGGAATGGGAAAAAGCAATGGGTGGTTACAGGGTTGTATAAATTAGACGAACCTGATGCGTATGAACGGCATAGAGAAAGTGTGGTGTATATCAAACTGCCATCTGAAGCTGATAAACGTATGCAACAGGAAGTCATGACCAATGCTTATCACTATCCCGGCTATGCGAAAACTTTAATTTATTATGAAAAAGAACATAAAATGATACAATTATCACGTATGCTTTTTGTTCAGCCAAGTGAAGAATGTTTACAAGCGCTTAAGAAAATCGCGGGTGAAAAAAATGTTGTGTGCAAATAA
- a CDS encoding NADP-dependent malic enzyme, with amino-acid sequence MSTLREEALHMHRVHQGKLETVSKVKVENAKDLSLAYSPGVAEPCKAIYDDKTKVYEYTMKGNMVAVVTDGTAVLGLGNIGPEASLPVMEGKAVLFKSFAGVDAFPLALNTNDVDKIVETVKLLEPTFGGVNLEDIAAPNCFIIEERLKKETNIPIFHDDQHGTAIVTVAGLVNALKLVGKQMKNIKVVANGAGAAGIAIMKLLYHYGVRDIIMCDTKGAIYEGRTQGMNAVKDEIAKYTNRDRLQGTLEDVIKGADVFIGVSVEGALTQEMIRTMNENAIIFAMANPNPEIMPAEAKAAGAAVVGTGRSDFPNQVNNVLAFPGIFRGALDTHATQINEDMKIAAVQAIAELVSDEELTADYIIPRPFDPRVAPQVAAYVAKAAMETGVARRKVDPEEVAQKTRDLAIIGK; translated from the coding sequence TTGTCAACACTTCGTGAAGAAGCACTTCACATGCATAGAGTGCATCAAGGAAAACTAGAAACAGTATCAAAAGTAAAAGTAGAAAACGCAAAAGATTTAAGTCTTGCGTATTCTCCGGGTGTAGCGGAGCCGTGTAAAGCGATTTACGATGATAAAACAAAAGTATATGAATATACAATGAAGGGCAATATGGTAGCGGTAGTAACTGACGGTACAGCTGTGCTTGGTCTAGGAAACATTGGCCCGGAAGCATCACTGCCCGTTATGGAAGGAAAAGCAGTATTGTTTAAAAGCTTCGCGGGTGTAGACGCATTTCCTTTAGCACTAAATACAAACGATGTAGATAAAATTGTTGAAACCGTGAAGTTATTGGAGCCAACATTTGGCGGTGTGAACCTAGAGGACATCGCAGCACCAAATTGCTTTATCATTGAAGAGCGTTTGAAGAAAGAAACAAATATACCAATCTTCCATGATGACCAGCACGGTACTGCAATTGTAACAGTAGCGGGTCTGGTGAATGCATTAAAGCTTGTCGGTAAACAAATGAAGAATATTAAAGTTGTCGCAAACGGTGCTGGTGCAGCCGGAATCGCAATTATGAAACTTTTATACCACTATGGTGTACGCGACATTATTATGTGCGATACAAAGGGTGCTATCTATGAAGGACGTACACAAGGCATGAATGCTGTTAAAGATGAGATAGCAAAATATACGAACCGTGATCGTCTACAAGGTACTTTAGAAGATGTAATCAAAGGTGCGGATGTATTTATCGGTGTATCTGTAGAAGGTGCGTTAACGCAAGAAATGATTCGCACAATGAACGAAAATGCAATCATTTTTGCTATGGCAAACCCCAATCCAGAAATTATGCCAGCAGAAGCGAAAGCAGCAGGCGCTGCGGTAGTTGGCACAGGGCGTTCGGATTTCCCGAACCAAGTAAACAATGTATTAGCATTTCCAGGAATCTTCCGTGGTGCGCTTGATACGCACGCAACGCAAATTAACGAAGATATGAAAATAGCTGCTGTACAAGCTATTGCGGAGCTTGTCTCTGATGAAGAGTTGACAGCGGATTATATTATTCCAAGACCGTTCGATCCACGCGTCGCACCACAAGTAGCTGCCTATGTTGCAAAAGCAGCCATGGAAACTGGGGTGGCAAGACGTAAAGTGGATCCAGAAGAAGTAGCCCAAAAAACAAGAGACTTAGCCATAATCGGCAAGTAA
- a CDS encoding bifunctional oligoribonuclease/PAP phosphatase NrnA, whose protein sequence is MKEQILEKIRQYDTIIIHRHVRPDPDALGSQCGLGVMLQDSFPDKRVYMVGEDEETLSYMRVMDQIDDRTYEEALVIVCDTANQERVCDQRYKTGAYVIKIDHHPNEDPYGDMLWVETSASSCSEMIYELYLHGKESGLRMGIEAARLIFAGIVGDTGRFIYPSTSAKTLRYASELTEMGVSFPTLYEEMYKTSPRLAKLNGYILQNFEMNEQGAAFVKITRDVLRQFDVKPSEASGVVSILGNIDGLKAWVLFLEEEDSIRVRLRSKGIVINTLAMKYNGGGHPLASGATVYSWDEADRVVAELTALCEGY, encoded by the coding sequence ATGAAAGAGCAAATTTTAGAAAAAATTAGACAGTATGACACCATTATTATTCATCGTCATGTTAGACCAGATCCTGACGCACTTGGCTCGCAATGCGGTCTTGGTGTTATGCTGCAAGATTCGTTTCCGGATAAGCGTGTTTATATGGTGGGTGAGGATGAAGAAACACTATCTTATATGCGTGTGATGGATCAAATAGATGACCGTACATATGAAGAAGCGCTTGTAATTGTATGTGATACGGCAAATCAAGAGCGTGTGTGCGATCAGCGTTATAAAACAGGAGCATATGTAATTAAAATTGATCATCATCCAAATGAAGACCCGTATGGTGATATGCTATGGGTGGAAACATCGGCAAGTTCTTGTAGTGAGATGATTTATGAGCTCTATCTTCATGGTAAGGAGTCAGGACTTCGCATGGGCATAGAGGCAGCTCGCCTTATTTTTGCTGGTATTGTAGGAGATACGGGCCGATTTATTTATCCAAGTACATCAGCGAAAACACTTCGTTATGCATCTGAGTTAACGGAGATGGGTGTTTCGTTTCCGACCCTATACGAAGAAATGTATAAAACAAGCCCTCGTTTGGCTAAATTGAACGGATATATTTTGCAAAACTTTGAGATGAACGAACAAGGTGCCGCATTTGTTAAAATTACACGTGATGTATTACGACAATTTGATGTAAAGCCTTCAGAAGCTTCAGGTGTAGTAAGTATACTAGGAAATATCGACGGGTTGAAAGCATGGGTATTGTTTTTGGAAGAGGAAGATTCCATTCGTGTACGCTTGCGTTCAAAAGGAATTGTAATTAATACGTTAGCTATGAAGTACAACGGCGGTGGGCACCCGCTAGCTTCCGGCGCGACAGTGTATTCATGGGACGAAGCAGACCGTGTAGTAGCTGAACTCACAGCTCTTTGCGAAGGATACTAA
- a CDS encoding FadR/GntR family transcriptional regulator: MTAQSKVYLEIVQQIRMIMEEDGLVAGDRLPSERDLSVRLNVGRSSVREALRALELVGLIETRRGEGTFIRNYEHGIVQLIARFVLQDEKTKGDLLQVKRLVEQDAVRLLCQKENEWSNPDFENEHAFWKDAFKRTDNHLLYRIWFIVSEYAAHLEKAPTRELYIQLYEAIKKRDEAEALRLHDALNLSRQL; the protein is encoded by the coding sequence TTGACAGCGCAGTCTAAGGTATATCTTGAGATTGTTCAACAAATTCGTATGATTATGGAAGAAGATGGATTGGTGGCCGGTGACCGCCTTCCTTCTGAAAGAGATTTAAGCGTTCGTTTGAATGTTGGCAGGTCATCTGTAAGAGAAGCACTTCGGGCTCTTGAACTTGTTGGACTGATTGAAACGCGACGCGGCGAAGGAACGTTTATTAGAAACTATGAGCACGGGATCGTTCAATTGATTGCGCGCTTTGTGTTGCAGGATGAGAAAACAAAAGGCGATTTGCTTCAAGTAAAGCGCTTAGTTGAACAGGATGCTGTTCGATTGTTGTGTCAAAAAGAAAACGAATGGAGCAATCCAGATTTCGAAAATGAACATGCCTTCTGGAAGGATGCTTTTAAGCGTACGGATAATCACCTGTTATATCGTATTTGGTTTATTGTTAGTGAGTATGCTGCTCATCTAGAAAAGGCGCCTACGCGTGAATTATATATACAATTGTATGAAGCCATCAAAAAGCGTGACGAAGCGGAGGCGCTACGCTTACATGATGCTCTAAATTTGTCGAGACAACTGTGA
- the accD gene encoding acetyl-CoA carboxylase, carboxyltransferase subunit beta: MLRDLFLKKKKYAAVPSEQMRKDVPDGVMTKCPSCKKIMYTKELLKNLKVCINCGHHHQMNAYERLESLLDEGTFREYDKEMISVNPLHFPGYEEKLEGDRKKTNLNEAVVTGEGTIDDMLVVVAVMDARFRMGSMGSVVGEKIARAVEKARELHVPFIIFTASGGARMQEGILSLMQMAKTSVALKRYSEEGGLIISVMTHPTTGGVSASFASLGDYNFAEPGALIGFAGRRVIEQTVREELPEDFQTAEFLLDHGQLDAVINRLEMRETLRKVVELHQGEETTIWQS; this comes from the coding sequence ATGCTAAGAGATCTATTCTTAAAGAAAAAGAAATACGCGGCTGTTCCTTCAGAACAAATGAGAAAAGACGTGCCAGACGGCGTGATGACCAAATGTCCGAGCTGTAAAAAAATCATGTATACAAAAGAACTTTTAAAAAACTTAAAGGTTTGTATCAACTGTGGACATCATCATCAAATGAATGCGTATGAGCGTTTGGAAAGCTTGCTTGATGAAGGTACGTTTCGCGAATATGACAAAGAGATGATTTCAGTAAATCCTCTTCATTTTCCTGGTTACGAGGAAAAGCTGGAAGGCGACCGAAAGAAAACCAATTTAAACGAAGCTGTTGTTACAGGTGAAGGTACCATTGACGATATGTTAGTTGTTGTAGCTGTTATGGACGCTCGTTTCCGTATGGGAAGTATGGGTTCCGTTGTAGGAGAAAAAATCGCAAGAGCAGTGGAAAAAGCGAGAGAGCTTCATGTTCCTTTCATTATTTTTACTGCTTCAGGCGGAGCTCGCATGCAGGAAGGCATTTTGAGCTTAATGCAAATGGCGAAAACGAGCGTAGCATTAAAACGATATAGCGAAGAAGGCGGCCTTATTATCTCAGTTATGACACACCCAACTACTGGAGGGGTGTCAGCGAGCTTTGCTTCACTCGGTGATTATAATTTTGCGGAGCCAGGTGCACTGATTGGCTTTGCTGGTCGCCGTGTAATTGAGCAAACTGTACGCGAAGAACTACCGGAAGATTTTCAAACTGCAGAATTTTTACTGGATCATGGGCAATTAGATGCAGTTATCAATCGTTTGGAGATGCGGGAGACCTTGCGCAAAGTTGTGGAGCTTCACCAAGGGGAGGAAACGACGATATGGCAGAGCTAG
- the ytrI gene encoding sporulation membrane protein YtrI gives MRIPPLYRSPLWRVAFASMAIGGIISWGIFLFVYGELQEKQQRLLLMRQNEINQLEKAYHHLMEDKQRSNEEIRKTLTVQDIQIEIINHDEVHLDSLAVHSLTTDIKGELQNLLNKSVATVADHKELLSKAIENKIYKRDEFLYRFEVRTIYFDTTLDISLKIRRA, from the coding sequence ATGAGAATACCACCGCTCTATCGCTCCCCCTTATGGCGCGTTGCATTTGCAAGTATGGCAATCGGCGGCATCATCAGCTGGGGCATTTTTTTATTTGTGTACGGTGAACTACAAGAGAAGCAGCAGCGACTTTTATTGATGCGCCAAAATGAAATCAATCAGTTAGAAAAGGCATATCACCATCTAATGGAAGACAAACAAAGAAGTAATGAGGAAATAAGAAAAACACTAACAGTACAAGATATACAGATTGAGATTATCAATCATGATGAGGTACATTTGGATAGCTTGGCTGTTCACAGCCTCACAACCGATATTAAAGGAGAGCTACAAAATCTATTAAACAAGAGCGTTGCCACAGTTGCTGATCATAAAGAGCTATTGTCTAAAGCAATTGAAAACAAAATATACAAACGCGATGAATTCTTATATCGCTTTGAGGTCCGTACGATTTACTTTGATACAACACTGGACATCTCCTTAAAAATAAGGCGAGCTTGA